One stretch of Nomascus leucogenys isolate Asia chromosome 7b, Asia_NLE_v1, whole genome shotgun sequence DNA includes these proteins:
- the LOC115835869 gene encoding LOW QUALITY PROTEIN: ral-GDS-related protein-like (The sequence of the model RefSeq protein was modified relative to this genomic sequence to represent the inferred CDS: deleted 1 base in 1 codon) gives MFSCCIPTCCRPPRRKRDQNESHSREYRRWFNPHPRRLWPFARRHPQSSTQQIKQELLDGFNFSVFKEGQVQHATNHGQCWSRVRLGTEGSPQAGLEKTRYENEICRMPTFQPGTGEKLLESLVPAFLTKPISSYATCLGPSCDFITVPHFLELLVRSTISSTLFNRPPENTSVCYQPPQRSSFWIKLAFRNFAWPGLGLEDHQEIVLGQLVLPEPNEAKPDDPAPPPGQHALTMPALEPAPPLLADLGPALEPESHAALGVPGYLHSAPGPAPAPGEGPPPGTVLEPHSAPESPCPCPGTVKNQPSEELPNITTFPPRLLAEQLTLMDVELFKKVVLYKCLGSIWGQRHKKGNEHVAPTVRATIAHVNRLTNCGTTSCLGDHSMRALDRARVVEHWIKVARECLSLNNFSSVHAIVSALCSNPIHWLHKTWAGVSR, from the exons ATGTTCTCCTGCTGTATCCCGACATGCTGCCGACCTCCTCGTCGCAAAAGAGACCAAAATGAGAGTCATTCCCGAGAATATAGACGTTGGTTCAACCCTCACCCTCGACGCCTCTGGCCCTTTGCCAGAAGGCACCCACAG AGCTCCACACAGCAGATCAAGCAGGAGCTGTTGGATGGATTCAATTTCTCCGTCTTCAAAGAAGGGCAGGTGCAGCACGCCACCAACCACGGCCAGTGCTGGTCTAGGGTGAGATTGGGCACAGAAGGGTCTCCACAGGCA GGACTCGAGAAAACCAGG TATGAAAACGAGATCTGCAGGATGCCAACTTTCCAGCCCGGCACAGGGGAGAAGCTGTTGGAGTCCCTGGTTCCAGCCTTTCTAACTAAACCCATCTCCTCCTATGCCACCTGCCTGGGTCCCTCCTGCGACTTCATCACCGTGCCACACTTTTTGGAACTACTGGTTAGAAG CACCATCAGCTCCACTTTGTTCAACCGGCCCCCTGAAAACACTTCAGTTTGCTATCAGCCCCCACAACGATCATCTTTCTGGATAAAGCTGGCCTTCAGGAACTTCGCCTGGCCTGGACTGGGATTGGAGGACCATCAGGAAATTGTCCTAGGCCAGTTGGTGCTTCCGGAGCCCAACGAGGCCAAGCCAGATG atcctgctccacctcctgggcaaCACGCACTAACAATGCCAGCCCTGGAGCCAGCACCACCACTGCTGGCGGACCTGGGGCCTGCTCTGGAGCCAGAGTCACATGCAGCCCTGGGTGTACCAGGGTATCTACATTCAGCACCAGGGCCAGCACCAGCACCAGGGGAAGGGCCCCCTCCAGGGACAGTGCTGGAGCCACACTCAGCTCCAGAGTCCCCCTGTCCCTGTCCCGGGACTGTAAAGAACCAACCCAGTGAGGAGCTGCCTAACATCACGACCTTCCCTCCCAGGCTGCTGGCAGAGCAGCTGACCCTCATGGATGTG gAGCTGTTCAAGAAGGTGGTGCTCTACAAATGCTTGGGCTCCATCTGGGGCCAACGACATAAGAAGGGGAATGAGCACGTGGCACCCACAGTTCGTGCCACCATCGCACACGTCAACAGGCTCACCAACTGTGGCACCACCTCCTGCCTCGGGGACCACAGCATGAGGGCCCTGGACAGGGCCAGGGTGGTGGAGCACTGGATCAAGGTGGCCAGG GAGTGCCTAAGCCTCAACAACTTCTCCTCGGTGCACGCCATCGTCTCTGCTCTGTGCAGCAACCCAATACATTGGCTACACAAGACGTGGGCTGGAGTGTCCAGGTGA